A single window of Narcine bancroftii isolate sNarBan1 chromosome 1, sNarBan1.hap1, whole genome shotgun sequence DNA harbors:
- the dbh gene encoding dopamine beta-hydroxylase isoform X1: MRDAQCWRSMRLRETISIYMTTLLIIVVILVLSFNPTTPKQSPFPYRVPLDPQGLAKLAWNVSYSQEAVYFCLLIKELKFGMLFGMSDRGDIRNADLAILWSDGRNSYFGDAWTDRQAQIHLDKQQDYQLIDAHQSKQGFYLTFKRHFNTCDKRDYVIEGGTVHLLYGFLEKPTPSVETIDMRSVARGIQRVQLLKPNIQTPELPSNVKVLEILAPNVTIPDQETTYWCHISHLPHDFPAHHIVMYEPVIAKGNEAIVHHMEIFQCAPQFDQIPIYNGPCDSKMKPTKLNYCRHVLAAWAMGAEAFYYPKDVGLLIGGANSSKYLRLEVHYHNPLKLSGRLDHSGIRLFLTPTLRKFNAGIMELGLVYSPIMAIPPGEESFVLSGYCTAKCTEHTLPQSGIRIFASQLHTHLAGTKVKTILVQDGVEVDIVNSDGHYSTHFQEIRMLQKEITVLPGDVLITSCTYNTVDRSHVTLGGFGINEEMCINYVHYYPQTQLELCKSVVDLSYLQKYFTFINRMEDDGICTCPQVPVTQQYNAVTWSPFSRQVLRAMYDSAPISMHCNKSSAVRFPGNWDKQPLPQVTRVLPETPDRCQRAGHLEPGAATVVDFSTSGPGQ; the protein is encoded by the exons ATGAGGGATGCTCAGTGCTGGCGGAGCATGAGACTACGGGAGACTATCTCCATCTACATGACCACACTGCTCATCATTGTGGTAATCCTGGTGCTGTCAttcaaccccaccacccccaagcAGAGCCCTTTCCCTTATCGGGTACCATTGGATCCTCAGGGACTGGCAAAACTGGCCTGGAATGTCAGCTATTCCCAGGAAGCTGTGTACTTTTGCCTCTTGATCAAAGAGTTGAAGTTTGGAATGTTGTTTGGGATGTCAGACCGAGGAGACATAAGAAACGCAGACCTGGCTATTCTATGGAGTGATGGCCGCAACTCCTATTTTGGG GATGCCTGGACTGATCGACAGGCACAGATTCACTTGGACAAGCAGCAGGACTACCAACTGATTGATGCTCACCAATCTAAGCAAGGATTTTATCTCACCTTTAAGAGACATTTCAACACGTGTGACAAAAGAGACTATGTCATTGAG GGCGGAACAGTTCATCTCCTATATGGATTTCTTGAGAAACCAACACCATCTGTGGAAACAATTGACATGAGGTCAGTGGCCAGAGGCATTCAGAGGGTCCAGCTGCTGAAACCCAACATTCAAACACCTGAGCTTCCTTCAAATGTTAAAGTTTTGGAAATCCTTGCCCCCAACGTGACAATTCCTGACCAGGAAACAACTTACTGGTGCCACATCAGCCATCTCCCTCATGACTTTCCTGCACATCATATTGTCATG TACGAGCCAGTGATTGCAAAGGGAAATGAAGCAATTGTACATCACATGGAGATATTCCAGTGTGCACCACAGTTTGACCAGATCCCCATATACAATGGGCCTTGCGACTCAAAGATGAAACCCACGAAGTTGAATTACTGCAGACATGTATTGGCAGCGTGGGCGATGGGTGCTGAG GCATTTTATTACCCAAAAGATGTTGGACTTCTGATTGGTGGAGCAAATTCCTCAAAATATTTGCGCCTGGAAGTGCATTACCATAATCCACTGAAACTCTCTG GACGGTTGGATCACTCTGGGATTCGTCTGTTCCTCACACCCACCTTAAGGAAGTTCAACGCAGGAATCATGGAGCTGGGATTGGTGTACTCACCCATCATGGCAATCCCACCAGGCGAGGAAAGCTTTGTGCTCAGTGGATACTGTACAGCAAAATGTACTGAGCAT ACACTGCCTCAGtctggcatccggatttttgCCTCTCAGCTCCACACTCACCTTGCTGGTACAAAGGTGAAAACTATCCTTGTCCAGGATGGGGTGGAGGTGGACATTGTGAATTCTGATGGACATTATAGCACTCACTTTCAG GAAATTCGTATGTTACAGAAAGAGATCACTGTGTTACCT GGAGATGTTCTGATAACCTCCTGCACATACAACACTGTGGATCGGAGTCATGTGACCTTA GGAGGATTTGGAATCAACGAAGAAATGTGCATTAACTATGTGCACTACTACCCCCAGACACAACTGGAGTTGTGCAAGAGTGTCGTGGATCTCAGTTACTTGCAGAAGTATTTCACCTTCATCAACAG GATGGAAGATGACGGGATCTGCACCTGTCCCCAGGTGCCTGTGACACAACAGTACAACGCTGTGACCTGGAGCCCTTTCAGTCGCCAAGTACTGAGGGCCATGTACGATTCTGCTCCCATCTCAATGCATTGCAACAAGTCTTCTGCTGTGCGTTTCCCG GGCAACTGGGACAAGCAACCTCTCCCACAAGTGACCAGAGTGCTGCCAGAAACACCAGATCGCTGTCAGCGAGCAGGCCATTTGGAGCCGGGAGCAGCAACAGTTGTTGATTTTTCCACCAGTGGGCCAGGACAGTAA
- the dbh gene encoding dopamine beta-hydroxylase isoform X2 — MRDAQCWRSMRLRETISIYMTTLLIIVVILVLSFNPTTPKQSPFPYRVPLDPQGLAKLAWNVSYSQEAVYFCLLIKELKFGMLFGMSDRGDIRNADLAILWSDGRNSYFGDAWTDRQAQIHLDKQQDYQLIDAHQSKQGFYLTFKRHFNTCDKRDYVIEGGTVHLLYGFLEKPTPSVETIDMRSVARGIQRVQLLKPNIQTPELPSNVKVLEILAPNVTIPDQETTYWCHISHLPHDFPAHHIVMAFYYPKDVGLLIGGANSSKYLRLEVHYHNPLKLSGRLDHSGIRLFLTPTLRKFNAGIMELGLVYSPIMAIPPGEESFVLSGYCTAKCTEHTLPQSGIRIFASQLHTHLAGTKVKTILVQDGVEVDIVNSDGHYSTHFQEIRMLQKEITVLPGDVLITSCTYNTVDRSHVTLGGFGINEEMCINYVHYYPQTQLELCKSVVDLSYLQKYFTFINRMEDDGICTCPQVPVTQQYNAVTWSPFSRQVLRAMYDSAPISMHCNKSSAVRFPGNWDKQPLPQVTRVLPETPDRCQRAGHLEPGAATVVDFSTSGPGQ, encoded by the exons ATGAGGGATGCTCAGTGCTGGCGGAGCATGAGACTACGGGAGACTATCTCCATCTACATGACCACACTGCTCATCATTGTGGTAATCCTGGTGCTGTCAttcaaccccaccacccccaagcAGAGCCCTTTCCCTTATCGGGTACCATTGGATCCTCAGGGACTGGCAAAACTGGCCTGGAATGTCAGCTATTCCCAGGAAGCTGTGTACTTTTGCCTCTTGATCAAAGAGTTGAAGTTTGGAATGTTGTTTGGGATGTCAGACCGAGGAGACATAAGAAACGCAGACCTGGCTATTCTATGGAGTGATGGCCGCAACTCCTATTTTGGG GATGCCTGGACTGATCGACAGGCACAGATTCACTTGGACAAGCAGCAGGACTACCAACTGATTGATGCTCACCAATCTAAGCAAGGATTTTATCTCACCTTTAAGAGACATTTCAACACGTGTGACAAAAGAGACTATGTCATTGAG GGCGGAACAGTTCATCTCCTATATGGATTTCTTGAGAAACCAACACCATCTGTGGAAACAATTGACATGAGGTCAGTGGCCAGAGGCATTCAGAGGGTCCAGCTGCTGAAACCCAACATTCAAACACCTGAGCTTCCTTCAAATGTTAAAGTTTTGGAAATCCTTGCCCCCAACGTGACAATTCCTGACCAGGAAACAACTTACTGGTGCCACATCAGCCATCTCCCTCATGACTTTCCTGCACATCATATTGTCATG GCATTTTATTACCCAAAAGATGTTGGACTTCTGATTGGTGGAGCAAATTCCTCAAAATATTTGCGCCTGGAAGTGCATTACCATAATCCACTGAAACTCTCTG GACGGTTGGATCACTCTGGGATTCGTCTGTTCCTCACACCCACCTTAAGGAAGTTCAACGCAGGAATCATGGAGCTGGGATTGGTGTACTCACCCATCATGGCAATCCCACCAGGCGAGGAAAGCTTTGTGCTCAGTGGATACTGTACAGCAAAATGTACTGAGCAT ACACTGCCTCAGtctggcatccggatttttgCCTCTCAGCTCCACACTCACCTTGCTGGTACAAAGGTGAAAACTATCCTTGTCCAGGATGGGGTGGAGGTGGACATTGTGAATTCTGATGGACATTATAGCACTCACTTTCAG GAAATTCGTATGTTACAGAAAGAGATCACTGTGTTACCT GGAGATGTTCTGATAACCTCCTGCACATACAACACTGTGGATCGGAGTCATGTGACCTTA GGAGGATTTGGAATCAACGAAGAAATGTGCATTAACTATGTGCACTACTACCCCCAGACACAACTGGAGTTGTGCAAGAGTGTCGTGGATCTCAGTTACTTGCAGAAGTATTTCACCTTCATCAACAG GATGGAAGATGACGGGATCTGCACCTGTCCCCAGGTGCCTGTGACACAACAGTACAACGCTGTGACCTGGAGCCCTTTCAGTCGCCAAGTACTGAGGGCCATGTACGATTCTGCTCCCATCTCAATGCATTGCAACAAGTCTTCTGCTGTGCGTTTCCCG GGCAACTGGGACAAGCAACCTCTCCCACAAGTGACCAGAGTGCTGCCAGAAACACCAGATCGCTGTCAGCGAGCAGGCCATTTGGAGCCGGGAGCAGCAACAGTTGTTGATTTTTCCACCAGTGGGCCAGGACAGTAA
- the LOC138760890 gene encoding protein FAM163B-like isoform X1, translating into MTAGTVVITGGILATIILLCIIIVLCYCRLQYYCCKREEWDGDEEEPDFAVHTRLPAAYYNHNVGNGLHFSSVAYPQDHFQSRALCNNCKPLFYVHQIEEIRNGGENVSYNSVSEEDLEMFMNPQELPLGRAKLARDTFSRSRSISTDV; encoded by the exons ATGACAGCCGGAACTGTAGTTATCACTGGAGGAATATTGGCTACGATTATCCTTCTTTGTATAATAATCGTGCTGTGTTATTGCCGCCTTCAG TATTACTGCTGTAAGCGAGAGGAATGGGATGGCGATGAAGAGGAGCCAGATTTCGCAGTGCACACACGTCTGCCGGCtgcttactacaatcacaatgttggAAATGGACTTCACTTTAGCTCTGTAGCCTACCCCCAGGATCATTTCCAGTCCAGAGCTCTCTGTAACAACTGCAAGCCACTTTTCTATGTccatcagattgaagagattcgGAACGGGGGTGAGAACGTGAGCTACAACTCTGTGAGTGAGGAGGATTTAGAAATGTTTATGAATCCCCAAGAACTGCCCTTGGGCAGGGCCAAATTGGCCAGAGACACTTTTAGCAGAAGTCGAAGTATCAGCACTGATGTGTGA